Proteins found in one Homalodisca vitripennis isolate AUS2020 chromosome 4, UT_GWSS_2.1, whole genome shotgun sequence genomic segment:
- the LOC124360107 gene encoding ankyrin-3-like isoform X2, with protein MVTPIIRAIFNQDVEGLREALDRGFSANLPGNRGWTPLHAAVVFNASSECLKELLAHSSANVNSQTFLGYTPLLFACQKGCLNAVNLLLKQSKCDVNLANIEEVRPLNVACSKGNFEIVQLLVEFGAQVNAQDYKGYTALHEAVLYPTSRRGVREQQDEMIHEICHFLLRHNANPDVLEDEGNFPFHFACQSGLLKTLTLLFTASTQRDLINFRNKDGRTPLILAVQSHNLSVVEALISQGANANVADNMNYTPLHHACNYRVDFDIFNALRRVTSDKFILKYCTFDEERDFEVQSKIKIIYSLICLAIDTEDLSFLVKVLESNFDPAVLQCPEILEEYGGKESLTLLTPISYLLQMQMYNFGEKTIEFLLALINHGSPLKVVSKVSLISYVDPICACLAALNYYNVSTAVRCIRILLQHGADPDEPHGRMPHAMEQACKRGCAEAVLLLLQYSNVLEPEDVIRWIEQETSTEQQEIVKVLLPLAPYYTPSDRLLPDLVGSPQRKALLAPKVYPLTNYCRTVIRRQVREESKTSLSKFRQNLFDLFLPKDLCMFLSYM; from the coding sequence ATGGTAACACCTATTATCAGAGCAATTTTTAACCAAGACGTGGAGGGTCTAAGGGAAGCATTGGACCGGGGGTTTAGCGCAAACTTACCTGGCAATCGAGGATGGACACCTCTCCATGCAGCTGTCGTCTTTAATGCTTCCAGTGAGTGTTTAAAGGAACTATTGGCACACAGTTCTGCTAATGTAAACTCACAAACGTTTCTAGGATACACTCCACTACTTTTTGCGTGCCAGAAAGGCTGTCTGAATGCTGTGAACCTGTTGTTGAAACAGTCAAAGTGCGATGTGAACCTTGCCAACATTGAAGAAGTTCGTCCTCTGAATGTGGCTTGTAGTAAAGGAAACTTCGAAATTGTGCAACTTCTTGTGGAATTTGGAGCGCAAGTAAATGCTCAGGATTACAAAGGTTATACAGCTCTTCATGAAGCAGTTCTTTATCCCACCTCTAGAAGAGGGGTTCGAGAGCAACAAGATGAAATGATACATGAAATTTGTCATTTTCTTTTGAGGCACAATGCTAATCCTGATGTTTTAGAAGACGAAGGAAACTTTCCTTTTCATTTTGCATGCCAAAGTGGTCTTTTAAAAACCTTGACCCTATTATTTACCGCCTCTACACAACGTGATTTGATCAATTTTCGCAATAAGGATGGACGTACTCCTCTAATATTGGCTGTTCAATCTCATAACTTATCAGTTGTTGAAGCGTTAATATCACAAGGGGCAAATGCTAATGTTGCAGATAATATGAATTATACACCTCTTCATCATGCATGTAATTACCGTGtagattttgatatatttaatgcACTACGCAGGGTAACCagtgataaatttattttgaagtactGCACATTCGATGAGGAGAGAGATTTTGAAGttcaatccaaaataaaaataatttatagtttgatATGTCTTGCTATTGACACGGAAGATTTATCGTTTTTAGTTAAGGTATTGGAATCAAATTTTGATCCAGCTGTTTTACAATGCCCTGAGATTCTTGAAGAGTACGGGGGAAAGGAAAGCTTGACATTGCTTACACCCATATCGTATTTGCTTCAGATGCAGATGTACAATTTTGGTGAAAAGACCATAGAATTCTTATTAGCATTGATTAATCATGGAAGTCCCTTAAAAGTGGTAAGTAAAGTTAGTTTAATCAGCTACGTAGATCCGATATGCGCCTGCTTAGctgctttaaattattataatgtgaGCACTGCTGTGAGATGTATAAGGATCTTGTTGCAACATGGAGCTGATCCTGATGAACCTCACGGTAGAATGCCACATGCTATGGAACAAGCTTGCAAGAGAGGTTGCGCTGAGGCAGTACTGCTCTTACTTCAGTATTCCAATGTACTAGAACCAGAAGACGTAATCAGATGGATTGAACAAGAAACTTCTACTGAACaacaagaaattgtaaaagttCTTTTACCACTAGCGCCTTATTATACTCCCTCTGATAGACTCTTACCTGATTTGGTGGGTAGTCCTCAAAGAAAGGCTTTATTAGCACCAAAAGTGTATCCTTTAACCAACTATTGTAGGACTGTTATAAGACGACAAGTTCGTGAAGAATCTAAGACATCCTTGTCTAAATTCAGACAAAACCTCTTTGATTTGTTTCTACCAAAAGACCTTTGTATGTTTCTTAGTTATATGTAA